A genomic stretch from Plasmodium cynomolgi strain B DNA, chromosome 8, whole genome shotgun sequence includes:
- a CDS encoding protein phosphatase 2C (putative) produces GNKTSNFTNTKCDTQLSNNFSKELNFVTKLPYTFLKNKVTFNFFNMANSVYLKYKIKKNILFSFNKKAFCSSTKHSILTNYKIIKHPDKVESEDCCLNGKGFMAIADGVGSWIRHGVNPRKYPEKFLQLLQKKMDENENMKIEDVLNYAYLNNDIEGSTTVCLIIFNNNSTISTAVIGDSQFILIRNDNIIYRSKPQQYEFNFPYQLGSNEVSKPNDADIAHIEVKKNDIIVAGSDGLWDNLYDNQILNLVKQNNFSSLSEKIANEAFNYSKMKRWMSPYINNYNKEFKCHKTGGKMDDITVSCALIC; encoded by the coding sequence GGCAACAAAACCTCCAATTTCACGAACACAAAATGTGACACACAACTTAGCAATAACTTTTCCAAGGAACTTAATTTTGTAACAAAATTGCcctacacatttttaaaaaataaagtcacctttaacttttttaacatgGCAAACAGTGTatatttgaaatataaaattaaaaagaatatccttttctcctttaacAAGAAGGCCTTCTGTTCAAGTACGAAACAttccattttaacaaattataaaattatcaaaCATCCAGATAAAGTAGAAAGTGAAGATTGCTGTTTGAATGGGAAAGGGTTTATGGCCATTGCTGATGGTGTAGGATCTTGGATAAGGCATGGAGTAAATCCAAGAAAATATCcggaaaaatttttacaacttttacaaaaaaaaatggatgaaaatgaaaatatgaaaattgaAGATGTACTGAACTATGCCTATCTAAATAATGACATTGAGGGATCAACCACCGTTTGTCTAATCATCTTTAATAACAATAGCACGATCTCCACGGCTGTCATTGGTGACTCCCAATTTATCCTCATTCGAAATGATAACATCATTTACCGCTCAAAACCGCAGCAGTACGAGTTTAATTTCCCCTACCAGTTGGGAAGTAATGAAGTAAGCAAACCAAATGATGCAGACATTGCCCACatagaagtaaaaaaaaatgatatcaTCGTTGCGGGGTCTGATGGACTGTGGGATAATTTGTACGATAACCAAATATTAAATTTGGTCAAACAGAACAACTTTTCCTCCCTAtcggaaaaaattgccaatGAGGCATTTAACTACtcgaaaatgaagaggtgGATGTCTCCCTACATAAACAATTACAACAAAGAGTTTAAGTGCCACAAAACTGGCGGGAAAATGGATGACATCACCGTGTCCTGCGCGCTCATATGC
- a CDS encoding metallopeptidase (putative), with translation MNIKNIDDVKYRIHKIKVLNENDKKAKAVLTRAADQVMPIMRKMRFSVELLSEFLPRSPNLLGLNIATKSEIKIRMRKKRGGELFHFNDIMGTLLHELAHIVHSGHDRSFYELLDKLVLEYNKLYTFGKIENQISGGKKTGGSDFRICNGSPKLMAAQAAEMRLLNNFMNKDGEILNVSLGSCLTQEQYDNLFKNRKERDDKICSISNDIIVIDPSMDLTNHDHGENGETSQNRKNDFKRSNSLQRRNKNVFIFNADCIKEEKQTDALAQDVCKKSFKTPEGKQKKRQAASEQGSEENVISLPGSIGATPKNSGSDCVHILKVKRDCSGVKHPENENGSTVSDNVGIRKGKKRKVIILD, from the exons ATGAACATTAAAAACATAGATGATGTAAAATACAGAATTCACAAAATTAAAGTTTTAAACGAAAATGATAAGAAGGCAAAAGCAGTGTTGACCCGGGCTGCCGACCAGGTGATG CCAATTATGAGGAAGATGCGCTTTTCGGTTGAATTACTGTCAGAGTTTTTACCTCGGAGTCCCAATTTGCTAGGGCTGAACATTGCAACTAAATCGGAAATTAAG ATACGgatgcggaaaaaaaggggaggggaatTATTTCACTTCAACGACATCATGGGGACTCTGTTGCACGAGCTGGCGCATATAGTGCACAGTGGACATGACAGATCATTTTACGAACTATTGGACAAACTAGTGTTAgagtataataaattatacacttttggaaaaatagaaaatcaAATCagtggagggaaaaaaacaggagGAAGTGATTTCCGTATATGTAATGGTAGCCCCAAATTAATGGCAGCACAGGCTGCTGAAATGAGActactaaataattttatgaacaagGATGGGGAAATATTAAATGTATCCCTTGGAAGTTGCTTAACACAAGAACAGtatgataatttatttaaaaatcgaaaagaacgtgatgataaaatttgttccatttcgAATGATATAATTGTGATCGATCCGTCTATGGATTTGACCAACCATGACCATGgtgaaaatggggaaacctcacagaacagaaaaaatgattttaaaCGATCAAATTCGTTGCaaagaaggaataaaaatgtcttcatttttaatgcgGATTGTAtaaaggaggagaaacagACAGATGCGCTTGCGCAGGATGTGTGTAAGAAATCATTCAAGACACCAGAaggtaagcaaaaaaagaggcaagCGGCAAGTGAACAGGGGAGTGAAGAAAACGTTATAAGTTTACCCGGTAGCATAGGAGCCACACCTAAAAACAGCG GAAGCGACTGCGTGCATATTTTAAAGGTTAAACGAGATTGCAGCGGTGTGAAACATcctgaaaatgaaaatggatCGACCGTTTCGGATAATGTGGGTATCAGGAAGggcaaaaagagaaaagttATTATTCTCGATTAG
- a CDS encoding hypothetical protein (putative) — MNDKKRSSTCLIAEGCPCSDDKNATLEGERNIKNLTALLNCYTNHDAQDDISDFLASSYRSFLTNCICEELKCATSRDLNHLIGVCLDVIRNNHQTFMYQNIYFISLNTLFFLLNKVDNVSEYLEYLSCKYFYDLIFTNLWGEDSHIEIFAKLNYINFFISSRSFSKIIETPDDDDDVATLPVNKILNLLSIALLADERETPTSGRNTRIGNTARRVSKNVHHGNTILTNDAHVSPFLSAPCIFPHLRDSPPPPHGDLQNGEIFANQINDKVLLYKRQKTGAYKHPFEEGKNKTDQRNGDCDTVVVPSKEEIIFKIYQTIIQLVIKFDLTIYIIHECINVLLNLCEKCHEELLLYDFLWLYKFSLKNDTTEKTQRFIAFIIQLITKCEKKTHKRLFFKLLKDFDSFLNLLFMSNSDIRVYAKECLLSLNIANAPLHSDEKVVKQRGGTAATSRTCHIAAHAQSQFCKITNLILFHMDYIHHVSTDQPVDENAKETKYDEFFKSKIGQEPLLKRYINDQVNVKKGKLFRKDKKDPDKNTIIRNNIVEMEILVKTLDCLLGLVPDRSSASVCFIFFFIHILKLIKKVSKNGNLQFPKEFFFFVKHLFIQAVYVLEGVDRMEDKLASGQNGRSIIDHFSIENEASYNKNGSEALFEKREMKKTIERIQLRAKGRSEKPLLFLLEEMYSTVIFFLMPTEEKWSFLNSSNCYFFKQVLLRISHFCYKKKASVNMMKFFFLDSVFRRIKKRTKWKLSHKKVHHEHHYWHRPPYVYLDEEGSILLKGQLNYKKYAALFFEKTEYISGDQAFHFAFCLDFLKTFILFDKSMSYDSKWGKYKRLIISICKAPIFKYKFFLPATNTSSCFSQAVAVLHNVYLGIYRSGRGKKLLHEISLLLLLCCDKALRSIKKDNVIFYGEKVGGPKRCYKMRRSSWDEFHDEGKAKSSEQEEPIKITNTFEKPFKEYYLNNSLPVFIKCLSALTDIVKLNIMGCCTVDNTRVVVKKSKIEKRKKKRRTYLKSERSLILFSHRYMSNFCKCLMKKTSEDFFYSARKYVLSFIQHFIALNTILTLKYKLRSRNNLSVDKILSFCFYNIFTDHDVSVFSIIYSIAFSLKNYLTLCGAKVKKSNHYLAVCDDLIFQIVDEYYSYDFP, encoded by the coding sequence ATGAACGATAAGAAAAGAAGCAGCACGTGCTTAATAGCTGAGGGGTGCCCCTGCTCGGATGATAAAAATGCCACATTGGAAGGCGaaaggaacataaaaaatttaactgCTCTGTTAAATTGTTACACGAATCATGATGCTCAGGATGACATCAGCGATTTTTTAGCTAGCTCCTATAGGAGCTTCCTAACAAATTGTATATGTGAAGAATTGAAGTGTGCCACTAGCAGAGATCTGAACCATTTAATCGGGGTATGTCTTGATGTCATTAGGAACAATCACCAAACATTCATGtaccaaaatatttatttcatcagCTTGAatacgttattttttttgctaaacaAAGTCGACAATGTAAGTGAATACTTGGAATATTTGTcgtgcaaatatttttacgatttaatttttactaaCCTTTGGGGTGAAGACAGTCATATtgaaatatttgcaaaattgaattatattaatttttttatctcatcGAGGAGTTTTAGCAAGATCATAGAGACACcagatgacgatgatgatgtgGCCACCCTCCCggttaacaaaattttgaatctCCTGTCCATCGCACTGTTAGCTGATGAGAGGGAGACTCCCACGTCCGGCAGAAACACGAGAATAGGTAATACCGCAAGAAGGGTAAGCAAAAACGTCCATCATGGCAATACAATTTTGACGAATGACGCACAtgtgtctccttttttaagcgCCCCCTGCATTTTTCCGCATTTGCGAGATAGCCCTCCGCCCCCCCACGGGGatcttcaaaatggggaaatattCGCAAACCAGATTAATGACAAAGTGTTACTATATAAAAGACAGAAAACGGGTGCATACAAACACCCGTttgaagagggaaaaaacaaaactgaTCAACGTAACGGTGACTGTGACACGGTTGTGGTTCCCTcgaaggaggaaataatttttaaaatttaccaAACGATTATTCAGTTGGTCATCAAATTTGACTTAACCATTTATATCATACACGAATGCATAAATGTGCTGCTAAATTTGTGTGAGAAATGTCACGAAGAATTACTGCTCTATGATTTTCTGTGGCTATACAAGTTTTCcctaaaaaatgacacaacGGAAAAGACACAACGGTTTATTGCCTTCATAATACAGCTGATTACAAAGTGTGAAAAGAAAACGCACAAAcggttattttttaagctgTTAAAAGATTTTGATTCCTTTTTGAACCTCCTGTTTATGTCCAACTCGGATATACGCGTGTACGCGAAGGAGTGCCTGCTGTCGCTAAATATTGCGAATGCGCCTTTGCATAGCGATGAAAAGGTGGTCAAGCAGCGTGGAGGTACCGCGGCAACCAGCAGAACGTGCCACATAGCAGCCCATGCACAAAGTCAGTTTTGCAAGATCacaaatttaattttgttccACATGGATTATATCCATCATGTTAGCACTGACCAACCTGTAGACGAAAACGCCAAAGAAACCAAATATGAtgagttttttaaaagcaaaatCGGGCAAGAACCTCTGCTGAAAAGGTATATAAACGATCAagttaatgtaaaaaaagggaaattattTCGCAAAGATAAAAAGGACCCAGATAAAAATACCATCATCAGAAATAATATAGTCGAAATGGAAATTTTGGTTAAAACGCTGGACTGTCTTTTGGGCCTTGTTCCAGACAGGAGCAGTGCCAGTgtatgctttattttttttttcatacacattttgaagttaattaaaaaggtaagtaaaaatgggaacttACAATTTCCGaaagaatttttcttctttgtgaAACATTTATTCATCCAAGCAGTGTACGTGCTCGAAGGCGTAGACCGGATGGAGGACAAACTAGCGAGTGGCCAAAACGGCCGATCCATAATAGATCACTTCAGCATCGAAAATGAAGCCagttataataaaaatgggagtgAGGCTCTATTTGAGAAgagggaaatgaaaaaaacaattgaaCGGATCCAACTGCGAGCTaaagggagaagcgaaaaacCTCTGCTTTTCCTGCTAGAGGAAATGTATTCCACAgttatattctttttaatgcCAACTGAGGAGAAGTGGTCCTTCCTAAACTCGTCcaattgttattttttcaaacaagTTCTGCTAAGAATATCTCATTTttgctacaaaaaaaaggcaagtgTAAATATGAtgaagttcttttttttggacagcGTTTttagaagaattaaaaaaaggaccaAGTGGAAATTGAGCCATAAGAAGGTGCACCATGAGCATCATTACTGGCACCGACCACCGTATGTATATCTTGATGAGGAGGGCAGTATTTTGCTAAAGGGGCAGCTAAATTATAAGAAGTATgctgccctttttttcgaaaagacGGAGTATATATCGGGAGATCAGGCCTTTCATTTTGCGTTTTGCCTAGATTTTCTAAAAACGTTTATCCTCTTTGATAAATCGATGAGTTACGATTCAAAGTGGGGCAAATATAAAAGGCTAATTATAAGCATATGCAAAGCTCCTATTTTTAAGTACAAGTTTTTCTTACCCGCAACGAACACAAGCAGCTGCTTCTCCCAGGCAGTTGCAGTTCTGCACAATGTCTATTTGGGCATTTATAGGAGTGGAAGGGGTAAGAAATTATTGCATGAAATTTCTCTTCTGCTACTATTATGCTGTGACAAAGCGTTGAGAAGCATTAAGAAGgataatgttattttttatggtgAAAAGGTGGGGGGTCCTAAAAGGTGTtacaaaatgaggaggagTTCCTGGGACGAATTCCACGATGAAGGCAAAGCGAAAAGCAGTGAACAGGAAGAACCCATTAAAATCACAAATACGTTTGAAAAACCTTTCAAggaatattatttaaataattctttacccgtttttataaaatgcttGAGCGCCTTAACAGACATAGTCAAATTAAACATCATGGGATGCTGCACAGTTGACAACACGCGGGTAGTagtaaaaaaatcgaaaattgagaaaagaaaaaagaaacgtcGTACCTATCTAAAGAGTGAAAGAAGTTTAATTCTCTTCAGTCACAGATATATGagcaatttttgtaaatgccttatgaaaaaaacgagCGAGGATTTTTTCTACAGCGCTCGAAAGTATGTACTGAGTTTTATTCAGCACTTCATCGCACTGAACACCATTTTAACGCTCAAGTATAAATTAAGAAGTCGCAATAATTTAAGCgtagataaaattttgagtttttgtttttataacattttcACCGATCATGATGTAAGCgttttttcaataatataTTCTATTGCCTTTTCCTTGAAAAATTACCTAACGTTATGCGGGGCAAAAGTTAAAAAGTCAAACCATTATCTGGCTGTGTGCGATGATTTAATATTCCAAATTGTTGATGAGTATTATTCCTACGATTTCCCGTAA
- a CDS encoding tubulin-tyrosine ligase (putative), protein MDAHLTHYAQSKYDGLFVKNKHWYYKIHLANTRYEIIKRVVEESEKWIEANPDSTDWDVIWLDTSISDDRFRKLKKFQKINHFIGMKGITRKDELCKNLKKMKKKFPQCYNFFPLTWILPNEISDFKNYFKKESGSKTYIVKLKNSCQGKGIYLTKSLDNINKYDSCVIQKYIHKPLLINGLKFDIRLYVLVTGCDPLRIFLHEDGLVRFSIEKYKLPKSKNLKQVNMHLTNFSINKKSDKFENSLDPDDATTGHKRSWKAFLQKLKEEGLPMDSVMKRIEHMIVKTICSIQPELKHYYNSAHISDYSNSMCFEVLGFDILLDYKLKPWLLEVNHSPSFATSSLVDEKVKYAVIRDTLNMLYMHSKYRHIHIQEYLNLQKFRKKYSDVLVKHKKELKE, encoded by the coding sequence ATGGATGCGCATTTAACGCACTACGCTCAAAGTAAATATGATGggctttttgtaaaaaacaaacactGGTATTATAAAATCCATTTAGCAAATACGAGGTAtgaaattatcaaaagaGTGGTTGAGGAATCTGAAAAATGGATTGAAGCTAATCCGGATTCTACTGACTGGGATGTCATATGGCTAGACACATCTATCTCCGACGATAGGTTCAGAAAGTTGAAGAagtttcaaaaaattaaccatTTCATTGGAATGAAAGGAATAACTAGGAAAGATGagttatgtaaaaatttaaaaaaaatgaaaaaaaaattcccgcaatgttacaattttttcccccttacGTGGATCCTACCCAACGAAATATCTgactttaaaaattattttaaaaaggaaagtggGTCCAAGACATACATAgttaagttaaaaaattcatgtcaAGGGAAAGGcatatatttaacaaaaagtTTGGACAATATAAACAAATACGACAGCTGCGTTATTCAGAAGTACATACACAAGCCGCTACTAATAAATGGATTAAAGTTTGACATTCGGCTGTACGTTTTAGTGACAGGTTGTGATCCGCTGAGGATATTTTTGCACGAAGATGGCTTAGTACGATTTtcaatagaaaaatataagttacCGAAATCGAAGAATCTCAAACAGGTGAACATGCACCtaacaaatttttctattaacaaaaagtcagataaatttgaaaattcgCTAGATCCTGATGATGCAACCACGGGACATAAAAGAAGTTGGAAAGCATTCTTACAGAAATTGAAAGAAGAAGGGTTACCCATGGATTCAGTGATGAAACGAATTGAACATATGATTGTTAAAACGATTTGTTCAATACAACCTGAGTTGAAGCATTATTATAATTCAGCTCATATTAGTGATTATTCCAATAGTATGTGTTTTGAAGTCCTAGGGTTTGATATTTTACTAGATTATAAATTAAAGCCTTGGCTCCTTGAGGTGAATCACTCCCCTTCATTCGCCACAAGCTCCCTCGTAGATGAGAAGGTAAAATATGCAGTCATCAGAGACACGTTGAACATGCTGTACATGCACTCCAAGTATAGACATATTCACATTCAAGAGTATCTAAATTTGCAAaagtttagaaaaaaatatagtgacGTTTTAgtaaagcacaaaaaagagtTGAAGGAA
- a CDS encoding hypothetical protein (putative) — protein MGRKKRKINIELKPFCYYCDREFDDEKVLIQHQKAKHFKCLQCNRKLDVASGLVIHMMQVHKTNLKTVPNALPKRNDPEIIIRGMEGVPPEIIEENLSKLKQKIGDKSIKRQQRVNWAQVAMAPTMEQFLQQAQMGNFSFPGFNSPLLPTRMAPNQPVNPNDEDAKLEAGAPLGENSDPTKSDTKNQNDDVNNKHGEITNQEKSNSADANENPSGSDS, from the exons atggggaggaagaagcgaaaaataaacatcGAACTGAAGCCCTTTTGCTACTACTGTGACAGAGAATTCGATGATGAGAAGGTCCTCATCCAGCATCAGAAGGcgaaacattttaaatgtttaCAGTGCAATAGGAAACTAGACGTAGCTAGCGGGTTAGTGATCCACATGATGCAGGTACATAAAACCAATTTAAAAACGGTACCCAATGCTTTGCCTAAAAGAAACGATCCAGAAATTATCATAAGAGGAATGGAAGGAGTTCCACCTGAAataattgaagaaaatttaagcaAATTAAAACAGAAAATAGGAGATAAAAGTATTAAAAGACAACAGAGAGTAAACTGGGCACAAGTCGCCATGGCACCTACAATGGAACAATTTCTACAGCAAGCTCAGATGGGAAATTTCTCCTTCCCAGGATTTAATTCCCCATTATTACCAACAA GGATGGCCCCGAACCAACCCGTAAACCCAAATGATGAAGACGCAAAATTAGAGGCAGGTGCACCACTTGGGGAAAATTCAGACCCAACAAAATCGGACACGAAAAACCAAAACGATGAtgttaataataaacatGGAGAAATAACTAACCAGGAGAAATCGAATAGTGCAGACGCGAATGAAAATCCGAGTGGAAGCGACTCCTAA
- a CDS encoding hypothetical protein (putative), with product MNKKLAYYVNDYFGLQGWSNSRGKKIGCLFPPCYSQLIFQFCVLMNNYDYVSIPTPVKKAKQIKQKYSFYIAQNNIDLILCHPFYKHFIEEITLNLQIPFLICYDRPDILSHEEYLDDLKEGREIFGHKFMYQPKKDKHWTNGEVEGEIKEMQESYFIGGIREDTNNSVEKGMISRHSDSPSAFHLYLSKENECDKSVQFLSTCIFNQSMQLSNFFNWGQTNNIALMCVPANSIVYFDVLFSLLFSGAAVTFPEASKKKTLNYNNYMDWFKEHMKSKDNNFAVHNLLIKKDFTDVDFNFIDGINLFEELYHVKKPINILVCNNYLIRDFLFFFKNSDMDIGTKMEFIQKKASHVRIILLNGNEIMPGININYIEQIKDVFINAKIYLRYVVQEVGTVSIMELGQLEQDNIPYERKLAGYVLPSVHVQIDPKTNVMKIKSDNVFSQYYNNGKLTTQAFDRGGFFKTKYVASLAENALLKIEGIHNDVENLPEEYYLYFKQRRDKMEKHPPGYLKRVRLQGQIWGNFHANRRNWKRKF from the coding sequence atgaataaaaaacttGCGTACTATGTAAACGATTATTTTGGGCTTCAAGGCTGGTCAAATAGtaggggtaaaaaaataggttgccttttccccccatgtTACTCTCAACtgatttttcaattttgtgttttaaTGAACAATTACGATTATGTATCCATCCCAACACCTGTAAAGAAGGCAAAGCagataaagcaaaaatattccttttaCATAGCACAGAATAACATCGATTTAATTCTTTGCCATCCTTTCTACAAGCATTTTATCGAAGAAATTACTCTTAACTTgcaaattccttttttaatatgttaCGATAGGCCAGATATTTTATCACATGAGGAGTATTTGGACGATTTGAAAGAAGGGCGGGAAATTTTCGGTCATAAGTTTATGTACCAGCCGAAGAAGGATAAACATTggacaaatggggaagtggAGGGAGAGATAAAAGAAATGCAAGAGAGTTATTTCATCGGAGGGATTAGGGAAGATACAAATAATTCTGTCGAGAAGGGGATGATCTCCCGACATAGTGATTCCCCTTCTGCTTTCCATTTGTACTTATCCAAAGAAAACGAGTGTGACAAAAGCGTACAGTTTTTATCAACTTGTATTTTCAATCAGTCTATGCAATTATCCAACTTCTTCAATTGGGGGCAAACCAACAACATCGCTTTGATGTGTGTGCCAGCAAACAGTATAGTTTATTTTGATGTTCTCTTTAGCCTGTTATTTTCTGGCGCAGCTGTTACTTTCCCCGAAGCGAGCAAAAAGAAGAcgttaaattataataactATATGGATTGGTTTAAAGAACATATGAAAAGTAAAGATAACAATTTCGCTGTTCACAATTTGCTAATTAAAAAGGACTTCACAGATGttgattttaattttattgatggcataaatttatttgaagagCTATACCATGTGAAAAAGCCCATAAATATTCTGGTCTGTAACAATTATTTAATTCgcgattttctttttttttttaaaaactccgATATGGACATTGGAACGAAAATGGAGTTTATCCAAAAGAAGGCATCTCACGTGCGGATCATCCTCCTTAACGGAAATGAAATAATGCCAggaattaatataaattacatCGAACAAATAAAAGACGTTTTCATCAATGCTAAAATATATCTACGCTATGTAGTGCAAGAAGTAGGAACAGTCAGCATAATGGAGTTGGGCCAACTGGAGCAAGACAACATCCCATATGAAAGAAAATTAGCTGGTTATGTTCTTCCAAGTGTTCATGTGCAAATTGATCCAAAAACGAATGTCATGAAGATAAAATCAGATAATGTGTTTAGTCAGTATTACAATAATGGGAAGCTAACCACTCAAGCGTTTGACCGTGGAGGCTTCTTCAAAACCAAGTATGTGGCTTCACTAGCGGAGAACgcccttttaaaaattgaggGTATTCACAACGACGTGGAAAACCTCCCCGAAGAGTATTATCTCTACTTTAAGCAGCGGAGGGACAAGATGGAGAAGCATCCCCCCGGGTACCTCAAGCGTGTGCGTTTGCAGGGCCAGATATGGGGCAACTTCCATGCCAACCGGAGAAATTGGAAGCGCAAGTTT